A single Cupriavidus sp. D39 DNA region contains:
- a CDS encoding LysR family transcriptional regulator: protein MSIDIRGLRCFLAVVSAGSISRAAENMHLAQPALSLQIKHIEQDLGVALFMRSHKGVVQTAAGLRFESHARDILKRLDVACEDVRDLMTDPAGRVAIGLPQSMAKILTVPLVRETIRRWPKVQLQVVELSTGYIPDHLLSGRIDLGLTFQADAGSGLLFEHVVDEDLVLLAPPGQFADARKTGAELTKAVRFKDLQRFPMILPAAEHGLRALIDGYLRAHHVELSVLAEVNAIPQLINLAAQGVGCTILSYASVCAELRNGLLSAARITQPSMSRPVYLCRSATMPLSIAVSAVLDLLMDTVRSLIADGQWPARVKGAG, encoded by the coding sequence ATGTCGATCGATATACGTGGACTCAGGTGCTTTCTGGCCGTGGTATCGGCGGGATCGATTTCCCGGGCCGCGGAGAACATGCATCTGGCGCAGCCGGCGCTGAGCCTGCAGATCAAGCACATCGAACAGGATCTGGGCGTGGCTCTCTTCATGCGCAGCCACAAGGGCGTTGTCCAGACCGCCGCGGGGCTGAGATTCGAGAGCCACGCCAGGGATATCCTCAAGCGGCTCGACGTCGCGTGCGAGGACGTACGTGACCTGATGACCGATCCGGCCGGCAGGGTCGCAATCGGCCTGCCTCAATCCATGGCGAAGATACTGACCGTGCCGCTGGTGCGCGAAACCATCCGGCGCTGGCCTAAGGTCCAGTTGCAGGTGGTCGAGCTAAGCACCGGGTATATCCCCGATCACCTGCTGAGCGGGCGCATCGATCTTGGCCTGACCTTCCAGGCGGATGCCGGCTCCGGCCTGCTGTTCGAGCACGTTGTCGACGAGGATCTCGTCTTGCTGGCGCCTCCGGGCCAGTTCGCCGATGCCCGCAAGACCGGAGCAGAACTGACCAAAGCAGTCCGGTTCAAGGACCTTCAGCGCTTCCCCATGATCCTGCCTGCGGCCGAGCATGGCCTGCGCGCATTGATCGATGGCTATCTGCGTGCTCATCATGTCGAGCTCTCGGTGCTGGCGGAGGTGAATGCCATTCCGCAGCTCATCAATCTCGCCGCGCAAGGCGTGGGGTGCACGATCCTTTCCTACGCATCGGTCTGCGCCGAGTTGCGCAATGGCTTGCTGTCCGCGGCGCGGATCACCCAACCGAGCATGTCGCGCCCCGTCTATCTGTGCCGGTCCGCCACCATGCCGCTGTCAATCGCCGTCTCGGCCGTGCTGGACCTGCTGATGGATACGGTGCGCTCGCTGATCGCCGATGGCCAGTGGCCTGCCCGCGTGAAGGGCGCAGGTTGA
- a CDS encoding sulfate ABC transporter substrate-binding protein produces MIRKLAIGLAALAVIGSTQTAWANTALLNVSYDPTRELYVDVNAAFAKAWKAKGGDALTIRQSHGGSGKQARSVIDGLDADVVTLALGYDIDAIAEKGLLKPDWQKRLPHNASPYTSTIVFLVRKGNPKGIKDWNDLVKPGVQVITPNPKTSGGARWNYLAAWGYALRQPGGNEQKAKEFVGQLLKNVPVLDSGARGATTTFVERGLGDVLIAWENEAILAIKELGPDKFDIVAPSISILAEPPVAVVDKVVDKKGTRKVAEAYLQFLYTDEGQEIAAKNYYRPISEKIAAKYASNFPKVKLFTIDEAFGGWQKAQKAHFADGGSFDQVYQPGKK; encoded by the coding sequence ATGATTCGCAAGCTGGCCATCGGACTCGCGGCACTGGCCGTCATCGGTTCCACCCAGACCGCGTGGGCCAACACCGCCCTCTTGAACGTTTCGTACGATCCCACGCGGGAGCTGTATGTGGACGTGAATGCGGCCTTCGCCAAGGCGTGGAAGGCCAAGGGCGGCGACGCGCTGACCATCCGCCAGTCGCACGGCGGCTCGGGCAAGCAGGCGCGTTCGGTGATCGATGGGCTGGATGCGGATGTGGTCACGCTGGCGCTGGGCTATGACATCGACGCCATCGCCGAGAAGGGCTTGCTCAAGCCGGACTGGCAAAAGCGCCTGCCGCACAATGCGTCGCCCTATACCTCGACCATCGTGTTCCTGGTGCGCAAGGGCAACCCCAAGGGCATCAAGGACTGGAACGACCTGGTCAAGCCGGGCGTGCAGGTGATCACGCCTAACCCGAAGACCTCGGGCGGCGCGCGCTGGAACTACCTGGCGGCCTGGGGCTACGCGCTGCGCCAGCCGGGCGGCAACGAGCAGAAGGCCAAGGAGTTCGTCGGCCAGCTGCTGAAGAACGTGCCGGTGCTGGATTCCGGCGCCCGCGGCGCCACTACGACCTTTGTCGAGCGCGGCCTGGGCGATGTGCTGATTGCCTGGGAAAACGAGGCCATCCTGGCGATCAAGGAGCTGGGCCCGGACAAGTTCGACATCGTTGCGCCGTCGATCTCCATCCTGGCCGAGCCGCCGGTGGCGGTGGTGGACAAGGTGGTGGACAAGAAGGGCACGCGCAAGGTGGCGGAAGCCTACCTGCAGTTCCTGTACACCGACGAGGGCCAGGAAATCGCGGCCAAGAATTACTACCGCCCGATCTCGGAGAAGATTGCCGCCAAGTATGCGAGCAACTTCCCCAAGGTCAAGCTGTTCACCATCGATGAGGCCTTTGGCGGCTGGCAGAAAGCGCAGAAGGCGCACTTCGCCGACGGTGGCTCGTTCGACCAGGTCTACCAGCCTGGCAAGAAGTAA
- a CDS encoding CaiB/BaiF CoA transferase family protein, whose amino-acid sequence MIALQGIRVLDLSKVLAGPLCGQYLGELGAEVIKVEPVGSGDDTRAWLPQDRGQSATFLAVNHNKRSLAVDLKTSEGRQIVQALAAKADVVLQGFGGGAAARLGVDYDTLSALNPALIYCEISGYGRSGPLGQEPGYDVMLQAFSGMISTMGQPGGQHARASFSPVDLGTGMHAFSGILAALIERQKTGRGMHLEVSLLDTAMGFMGYLAQNYWLSGKVPRPMGTAHPAMAPYQVFDAADGPVMIGVGNDAQWRRFCPVAGLQDVVDAPRFATNAARVAHFAETVEMVQARIRTQPVAYWLDALRKAGVACSPIHTLDQALAHPQVAERALIAESEHPVLGKVRNMGLPVRFRGGSRQAHRAPPLLGQHTDEILLQAGYTPESIEQFKARGVVACAEANDTHGLSTAA is encoded by the coding sequence ATGATCGCATTGCAGGGCATTCGCGTCCTCGATCTGAGCAAGGTGCTGGCCGGCCCCTTGTGCGGGCAGTACCTGGGCGAACTGGGCGCCGAGGTCATCAAGGTCGAACCGGTCGGTAGCGGCGACGATACGCGCGCCTGGCTGCCGCAGGATCGCGGGCAGTCCGCCACCTTCCTGGCCGTCAACCACAACAAGCGCAGCCTCGCCGTCGACCTCAAGACCAGCGAAGGCAGGCAGATCGTGCAAGCGCTGGCGGCCAAGGCGGACGTCGTGCTGCAGGGCTTCGGCGGCGGCGCCGCCGCCAGGCTCGGCGTGGACTACGACACGCTGTCCGCCCTGAACCCGGCGCTGATCTACTGCGAGATTTCCGGCTACGGCCGCTCGGGGCCCCTGGGCCAGGAGCCCGGCTACGACGTCATGCTGCAGGCATTCAGCGGCATGATCAGCACCATGGGCCAGCCCGGCGGGCAGCATGCACGCGCCAGCTTCTCTCCGGTCGACCTTGGCACCGGCATGCATGCGTTCAGCGGCATCCTGGCCGCGCTGATCGAGCGGCAGAAGACCGGCCGCGGCATGCACCTGGAGGTGTCCCTGCTGGATACGGCCATGGGTTTCATGGGCTATCTCGCCCAGAACTACTGGCTCAGCGGCAAGGTGCCGCGGCCTATGGGCACCGCGCATCCGGCCATGGCGCCCTACCAGGTGTTCGACGCAGCCGACGGGCCGGTGATGATCGGCGTGGGCAACGACGCGCAGTGGCGGCGCTTCTGCCCGGTCGCCGGGCTGCAGGATGTCGTCGACGCGCCGCGCTTCGCCACCAACGCGGCCCGCGTCGCGCACTTCGCCGAGACGGTCGAGATGGTCCAGGCGCGCATCCGTACCCAGCCGGTGGCCTACTGGCTGGACGCGCTGCGCAAGGCGGGCGTGGCCTGCTCCCCGATTCACACGCTGGACCAGGCGCTGGCACACCCGCAAGTGGCCGAGCGCGCGCTGATCGCCGAATCCGAGCATCCGGTGCTGGGCAAGGTGCGGAATATGGGCTTGCCCGTTCGCTTTCGCGGCGGCAGCCGGCAAGCGCACCGCGCGCCGCCTTTGCTGGGCCAGCACACGGACGAGATCCTGTTGCAGGCGGGCTACACGCCCGAGTCCATCGAACAATTCAAGGCGCGCGGCGTGGTTGCCTGCGCCGAAGCCAATGACACCCACGGCCTGTCCACGGCCGCATGA
- the mchS3 gene encoding MchS3 family protein, translated as MKNLIIYLTLLSAIGGAQSFASTDVDQIDRDKEKLANASTFSLGMVGFTGHISESEKIYRKILKNREANEIFKEIIRSKESTNEAKLYAACGLRTLSPSLFKKEASDILPNGGSASVLRADILNKEKMTDLIESIGKNGCNQLGKQ; from the coding sequence ATGAAGAACTTGATCATTTATCTGACATTACTATCCGCTATCGGCGGCGCCCAATCATTTGCCAGCACAGATGTCGATCAAATTGACCGTGACAAGGAGAAACTGGCGAATGCCAGTACTTTCTCGCTTGGCATGGTGGGATTCACTGGACATATCAGCGAAAGCGAGAAGATCTATAGAAAGATACTAAAAAACAGGGAGGCGAATGAGATCTTCAAGGAAATAATAAGATCCAAAGAATCTACAAATGAAGCAAAACTCTATGCCGCGTGCGGACTCCGCACGTTATCCCCGTCCCTATTCAAGAAGGAAGCATCCGACATTCTTCCAAATGGCGGTTCAGCCAGCGTATTGAGAGCAGACATTCTCAACAAGGAGAAAATGACCGACCTGATCGAATCAATCGGCAAAAACGGCTGCAATCAACTTGGCAAACAATAA
- a CDS encoding LysR family transcriptional regulator, translated as MDRMTAMETFVAVIEAGSFSGAARLLKVGQPSVSKSVAQLEDQLGVRLLVRSTRGLSPTEAGKNFYEHAKRAIEEADAAEHAARGSGASLSGRLRVTAAVTFARLHIVPHLKAFLAEHPQLVVDVLLEDGNIDLLEHGVDVALRMGALRDSAMTARKIAQSRRVVVGTPRYFAAAGEPKVPADLLAHEAIVYDREGGGDAWAFHRGGAEVSVEVSGRLRVTAAEGVRAAVLADIGVAIGSEWMFAPELASGEVRQVLAEWTLAPVDLWAVFPTGRMASAKVKAFVAFVEAALRLDIA; from the coding sequence GTGGACAGGATGACTGCCATGGAAACATTCGTTGCCGTCATCGAGGCAGGCTCTTTCTCGGGCGCCGCGCGGCTGCTGAAGGTCGGGCAGCCCTCCGTATCGAAGTCGGTCGCACAGCTGGAAGACCAGCTTGGCGTGCGGCTGCTCGTGCGGTCCACCCGCGGCCTGTCGCCGACCGAAGCAGGAAAGAATTTCTACGAGCACGCCAAGCGCGCGATCGAGGAAGCGGATGCGGCGGAGCATGCGGCCAGGGGCTCGGGCGCAAGCCTCTCCGGCCGCCTGCGCGTGACCGCGGCCGTCACCTTCGCGCGGCTGCATATCGTCCCGCACCTCAAAGCCTTCCTGGCCGAGCATCCGCAACTGGTGGTGGACGTGCTGCTGGAGGATGGCAATATCGACCTGCTCGAGCATGGGGTGGATGTCGCCCTGCGCATGGGCGCGCTGCGAGATTCGGCCATGACCGCCAGGAAGATCGCGCAAAGCCGGCGGGTCGTGGTCGGCACGCCGCGCTACTTCGCCGCTGCCGGCGAGCCAAAGGTGCCCGCCGACTTGCTCGCGCATGAGGCCATCGTCTACGACCGCGAGGGCGGCGGCGATGCCTGGGCATTCCACCGGGGCGGCGCCGAGGTATCCGTCGAGGTGTCCGGCCGCTTGCGGGTCACGGCCGCCGAGGGCGTACGCGCCGCGGTGCTCGCGGATATCGGCGTGGCGATCGGCTCCGAATGGATGTTCGCGCCGGAACTGGCCAGCGGCGAAGTCAGGCAGGTGCTCGCCGAATGGACGCTGGCGCCGGTCGACCTCTGGGCGGTATTTCCGACCGGCCGCATGGCCAGCGCCAAGGTCAAGGCTTTTGTCGCGTTCGTGGAAGCGGCACTGCGCCTGGACATCGCTTAG
- a CDS encoding enoyl-CoA hydratase/isomerase family protein has protein sequence MPSVKYEVRDRVAEILLDSAPVNALNEAMIDDLLLALRRAAQDDSVRAVILGSALPRRFCAGLRLDALHGAPPARVHGLVDKLYNDLCDAQFHLGKPSIAAVNGTARGGGMTLAISCDMIVAADTATFGYPEIDVGLTPAIHYTHLPRVIGRHRAFDLLFTGRAFDAAEAMSLGLVSRVVPEQDVMREARALAQTLCAKSPVVVRMGRKAFMHANDNGYRRGVASAVESFGNVVATDDAREGIAAFVEKRKPSWQA, from the coding sequence ATGCCGTCAGTCAAGTATGAAGTACGCGACAGGGTCGCCGAGATCCTCCTCGATAGCGCGCCCGTCAATGCCCTGAACGAGGCCATGATCGACGATTTGCTGCTCGCGCTGCGGCGCGCGGCCCAGGATGATTCGGTCAGGGCCGTCATACTGGGCAGCGCCCTGCCCCGGCGCTTCTGCGCCGGCCTGAGGCTGGATGCGCTGCATGGCGCGCCGCCGGCGCGGGTCCACGGCCTGGTCGACAAGCTGTACAACGATCTGTGCGACGCGCAATTCCACCTCGGCAAGCCGTCCATTGCCGCCGTGAACGGCACCGCCCGCGGCGGCGGCATGACGCTGGCAATCTCCTGCGACATGATCGTCGCCGCCGACACGGCCACCTTCGGCTACCCGGAAATCGACGTCGGGCTGACTCCCGCCATCCACTACACACACCTGCCACGCGTGATTGGCCGCCACCGCGCGTTCGACCTGCTTTTCACCGGACGCGCGTTCGACGCCGCCGAGGCCATGTCCCTCGGGCTGGTCAGCCGCGTGGTGCCCGAGCAGGACGTCATGCGCGAGGCCAGGGCGCTTGCCCAGACGCTGTGCGCGAAATCGCCCGTCGTCGTCAGGATGGGACGCAAGGCCTTCATGCACGCCAATGACAACGGCTACCGGCGCGGCGTGGCCTCGGCAGTGGAAAGCTTCGGCAATGTAGTGGCGACGGACGACGCGAGGGAAGGCATCGCCGCGTTCGTGGAGAAGCGCAAGCCATCCTGGCAAGCCTGA
- a CDS encoding tripartite tricarboxylate transporter substrate-binding protein, whose translation MKDLEHEVLYVAMVPAATPEPVVRVLERAIGDALARPDVQARMQALDLQPEGVTGAAAARRLSELSDRYRQLIVATGMKVE comes from the coding sequence ATGAAGGACCTGGAGCATGAGGTACTGTATGTGGCGATGGTGCCGGCGGCCACGCCCGAGCCGGTGGTGCGCGTGCTTGAGCGTGCCATCGGCGATGCGCTGGCGCGGCCGGATGTGCAGGCACGCATGCAGGCGCTGGACCTGCAGCCCGAAGGCGTCACGGGCGCGGCCGCCGCGCGGCGCTTGTCGGAACTGTCCGATCGTTATCGTCAACTCATCGTCGCTACCGGCATGAAGGTCGAATGA
- a CDS encoding glutathione S-transferase family protein translates to MTITLHTWNTPNGRKISVALEEMALPYTVKTVNITKGEQHQPDFLRISPNNRIPAIVDADGPDGQPISVFESGAILLYLAEKTGKFLPASLRERVPVLEWLMWQMGGFGPMPGQVHHFRTVEPEADRHYGLKRYSEETRRLYGVLDRRLAEVEYVAGDLSVADFAILGWAWRHERHQVPLEAFPNVKRWYDALFARPGVQRGFAVKLDDLA, encoded by the coding sequence ATGACTATCACCCTGCACACCTGGAACACGCCGAACGGACGCAAGATCAGCGTCGCGCTCGAGGAAATGGCGCTGCCTTATACCGTCAAGACGGTGAACATCACCAAGGGCGAGCAGCACCAGCCGGATTTCCTGCGCATCAGCCCCAACAACCGGATCCCGGCCATCGTCGATGCCGATGGCCCCGATGGACAACCGATCAGCGTCTTCGAATCCGGCGCGATCCTGCTTTACCTTGCCGAGAAGACCGGCAAGTTCCTGCCCGCGAGCCTGCGTGAGCGCGTGCCGGTGCTGGAGTGGCTGATGTGGCAGATGGGCGGCTTCGGGCCCATGCCGGGCCAGGTGCATCACTTCCGCACGGTCGAGCCGGAGGCCGACCGGCACTATGGGCTTAAGCGCTATTCGGAAGAAACGCGGCGCCTCTACGGCGTGCTGGACCGGCGCCTGGCGGAAGTGGAATACGTGGCCGGCGACCTGTCCGTGGCGGATTTCGCGATTCTGGGCTGGGCGTGGCGCCACGAGCGCCATCAGGTCCCGCTGGAGGCGTTCCCCAATGTCAAGCGGTGGTATGACGCCCTGTTTGCGCGTCCCGGCGTGCAGCGCGGCTTTGCGGTCAAGCTCGATGACCTGGCTTGA
- a CDS encoding LLM class oxidoreductase: MPQTQAPSPHNAAVQDRVFQEGRLSLGLTLPMLQSGQVVADFREQVALAKLADALGFRALWVRDVPLNSADYPDPVGHLDPWVFLGALASQTERIALVSGAIVLTLRHPLHVAKGAISVSALSQGRFVLGLGSGDRPAEYAAFGQATAARRDLYLRHWETVAAAVGAPSRVIPDQVHDDTPEFFLLPRLPAAIPLLAVGSGGQSVDWIARHAIGWMTYHREPAVQRERYRMWRTAVERAAPGQFRAFGVAMQLDLSADAGEPPTAISLGYRTGRNGLRELLRDMRGSGTHHVSLNLQASERAPREVIEELAAEVLPAFHAD; encoded by the coding sequence ATGCCTCAGACACAAGCCCCTTCGCCGCACAACGCTGCCGTGCAAGACCGCGTGTTCCAGGAAGGCCGCCTCTCGCTCGGCCTGACCTTGCCGATGCTGCAATCCGGCCAGGTCGTCGCGGACTTCCGCGAGCAGGTGGCGCTGGCCAAGCTCGCCGACGCACTCGGCTTCCGCGCATTGTGGGTGCGCGACGTGCCGCTGAACAGCGCCGACTACCCGGACCCGGTCGGGCATCTCGATCCCTGGGTGTTCCTTGGCGCGCTGGCCAGCCAGACCGAGCGCATCGCGCTGGTGAGCGGCGCCATCGTGCTGACGCTGCGGCATCCGCTGCATGTCGCCAAAGGGGCGATTTCAGTCAGCGCGTTGTCGCAGGGCCGCTTTGTGCTCGGCCTGGGTTCTGGCGACCGTCCTGCCGAGTACGCTGCGTTTGGGCAGGCTACGGCCGCACGGCGCGATTTGTACCTGCGTCACTGGGAGACGGTGGCGGCGGCGGTGGGAGCGCCTTCCCGGGTGATCCCGGATCAGGTCCATGACGACACGCCCGAGTTTTTCCTGCTCCCCAGGCTCCCCGCGGCCATTCCCTTGCTGGCCGTGGGCTCGGGCGGGCAGAGCGTCGACTGGATCGCGCGCCATGCCATCGGCTGGATGACCTATCACCGCGAGCCCGCGGTGCAGCGGGAGCGCTATCGCATGTGGCGCACGGCGGTTGAGCGTGCCGCGCCCGGGCAGTTCCGCGCCTTTGGCGTGGCGATGCAACTGGACCTGAGCGCCGATGCCGGCGAGCCGCCTACCGCAATCTCGCTTGGCTATCGCACCGGGCGAAATGGGCTGAGGGAGTTGCTGCGGGACATGCGCGGCAGCGGCACGCATCATGTTTCGCTCAACCTGCAGGCATCCGAACGTGCGCCGCGCGAGGTGATTGAAGAATTGGCCGCCGAAGTCCTGCCGGCATTTCACGCGGACTAG
- a CDS encoding Bug family tripartite tricarboxylate transporter substrate binding protein: MALSRRTFLTGAAASLLTRPLLAEQWPSRPVKLVVPFAAGGPGDFVARLIAIPLGNRLGQPVVVENKPGAGGNLGTQTVLDANADGYTLLLNTVGMHAVNPLLFPDLRFRPQRDLVAIGVVATVPNVLVVHPSKLGVNTLADLVRIGKQRPNNLTYATFGAGSSPHIYGALLQKEAGFSAVAVPYKGSAPASTDVMAGNVDFLFDSMTTSIGQIQGGKLKALAITAAARSPLLPDVPTLQEAGYPALDLKFWLSLQASAKTPPALVEKLRQAVAQSASDPGYGSALIARGAEPFHMAPADLQAYVNRDAARWTALARSIDIKPE; this comes from the coding sequence ATGGCACTCAGCCGCCGTACATTCCTGACGGGCGCAGCCGCATCCTTGCTCACCCGCCCGCTCCTTGCGGAGCAATGGCCGTCGCGACCGGTCAAGCTTGTCGTCCCGTTCGCCGCGGGTGGCCCCGGGGACTTCGTGGCACGCCTGATTGCCATACCGCTGGGCAATCGGCTCGGCCAGCCCGTGGTGGTCGAGAACAAGCCCGGCGCCGGCGGCAATCTCGGCACGCAGACTGTGCTCGACGCCAATGCCGACGGCTATACGCTGCTGCTGAACACGGTCGGCATGCACGCCGTCAATCCGCTGCTGTTCCCCGACTTGCGCTTCCGCCCGCAACGCGACCTGGTGGCCATCGGCGTGGTGGCGACGGTGCCGAACGTGCTGGTGGTGCACCCGAGCAAGCTGGGCGTCAACACCCTTGCGGACCTGGTGCGCATCGGCAAGCAGCGGCCGAACAATCTCACCTACGCCACCTTCGGCGCCGGCAGCTCGCCGCATATCTATGGCGCGCTGCTGCAGAAGGAGGCGGGCTTCAGCGCGGTGGCCGTGCCCTACAAGGGCAGCGCGCCGGCAAGCACCGATGTCATGGCCGGGAATGTGGATTTCCTCTTCGACAGCATGACCACCTCCATCGGCCAGATACAGGGCGGCAAGCTCAAGGCGCTGGCGATCACCGCCGCGGCGCGCTCGCCCCTGCTGCCGGATGTGCCGACGCTGCAGGAAGCCGGCTATCCCGCGCTGGACCTGAAGTTCTGGCTGTCCCTGCAGGCCAGCGCGAAGACGCCGCCCGCCCTTGTCGAGAAGCTGCGCCAGGCCGTGGCGCAAAGCGCAAGCGATCCGGGCTATGGCAGTGCGCTGATTGCACGTGGGGCGGAGCCGTTTCACATGGCGCCCGCCGATTTGCAGGCCTATGTGAATCGCGACGCTGCGCGATGGACGGCCCTGGCCCGGTCCATCGACATCAAGCCCGAGTAG
- a CDS encoding peroxiredoxin-like family protein, whose amino-acid sequence MSLQQKLDAFKADFKAGKAPYFAPPEIHPIMERATAELIASGQAGRALKAGDKAPVFTLTDPEGAPVSSEALLAQGPLIVSFYRGVWCPYCNMELQALEEAVPAFRQAGASVVAISPQNAVNSRKSVRTNKLSFPILSDTHNDVAAAFGLRFALPDYLVDLYKQLKNDLPAFNGDASWTLPMPARYVIGQDGTILYAEVNPDYTHRPEPSEMLPALRHAKGGRQGQHNPVSV is encoded by the coding sequence ATGTCACTGCAGCAAAAACTCGACGCCTTCAAGGCGGACTTCAAGGCCGGCAAGGCGCCGTATTTCGCACCACCGGAAATCCATCCCATCATGGAGCGGGCCACCGCTGAACTGATTGCCTCGGGACAAGCAGGCCGCGCGCTGAAGGCGGGGGACAAGGCGCCCGTCTTCACGCTGACGGACCCGGAGGGCGCACCGGTTTCCTCGGAGGCACTGCTGGCGCAAGGGCCTCTCATCGTCAGCTTCTACCGCGGGGTGTGGTGCCCGTATTGCAATATGGAACTGCAGGCGCTGGAAGAGGCCGTGCCGGCGTTCAGGCAAGCCGGCGCCAGCGTGGTGGCCATTTCGCCGCAGAACGCAGTCAATAGCCGCAAGTCCGTGCGCACCAACAAGCTGAGCTTCCCCATCCTCAGCGACACGCATAACGACGTGGCTGCCGCGTTTGGCTTGCGCTTCGCACTGCCGGACTATCTGGTGGATCTGTACAAGCAACTGAAGAACGACCTGCCGGCGTTCAACGGCGACGCGAGCTGGACGCTGCCGATGCCGGCGCGCTACGTGATCGGGCAGGATGGGACCATCCTCTATGCCGAGGTCAATCCTGACTACACGCACCGGCCGGAGCCTTCCGAGATGTTGCCGGCACTGCGCCACGCCAAAGGCGGCAGGCAAGGGCAGCACAATCCCGTGTCGGTGTGA
- a CDS encoding Bug family tripartite tricarboxylate transporter substrate binding protein, producing the protein MFHRLSAPLRAATLALLLCAPGLAAHAQERYPAKPVRFVNAFPPGGPSDLLARSVAEVLQGELKQAFVVENKPGAGGNLGAGAVAKSPADGYAVLFGIDTTFTVNPHIYSTMPFRPGELKPLMILASSGLLVGTSPSSGIASLPDLVKQAKAKRLNFSSGGSGSPGHLAIEEFQRATGLRLNHVPYKGSTPAVTAVVGSEVDGGFLATPSMLPFVKAGKVTALAVTSRQRLAAGAGHRHRGGAGHEGPGA; encoded by the coding sequence ATGTTCCATCGCCTTTCCGCCCCGCTGCGGGCCGCAACCCTTGCGCTGCTGCTCTGCGCGCCGGGACTCGCGGCGCACGCCCAGGAGCGCTATCCGGCCAAGCCGGTGCGCTTCGTCAACGCGTTCCCGCCGGGCGGCCCGTCCGACCTGCTGGCCCGCTCGGTGGCCGAGGTGCTGCAGGGCGAGCTCAAGCAGGCCTTTGTGGTCGAGAACAAGCCGGGGGCGGGCGGTAACCTGGGCGCGGGCGCGGTGGCCAAGAGCCCGGCCGATGGCTACGCGGTGCTGTTCGGCATCGATACCACCTTTACCGTCAACCCGCATATCTACAGCACCATGCCGTTCCGGCCCGGCGAGCTCAAGCCCTTGATGATCCTGGCCAGTTCGGGTTTGCTGGTAGGCACGTCCCCGTCGTCGGGCATCGCCTCCTTGCCGGACCTGGTCAAGCAGGCCAAGGCGAAGCGCTTGAACTTCAGCTCCGGCGGCAGCGGCAGCCCGGGCCACCTGGCCATCGAGGAGTTCCAGCGCGCCACCGGCCTCAGGCTGAACCATGTGCCTTACAAGGGCAGCACGCCGGCGGTGACCGCTGTGGTGGGCAGCGAGGTGGATGGCGGCTTCCTGGCCACGCCCAGCATGCTGCCCTTCGTCAAGGCGGGCAAGGTGACGGCGCTGGCGGTGACCAGCCGCCAGCGCCTCGCGGCTGGCGCCGGGCATCGCCACCGTGGCGGAGCTGGGCATGAAGGACCTGGAGCATGA
- a CDS encoding glutathione S-transferase family protein, which yields MLTIWGRANSVNVQKVLWACEELGLPFQRIDAGMQFGGNNEPDYLAMNPNGRVPTIIDGDFVLWESNSILRYLAMEYGKAGALYPAAPKVRASVDRWLDWSLSTLQPAERPVFWGFVRTPAAERDVARLTAEAGVVAGLWRMLDQHLEGRDYMEGGVFTLADLVLGAYARRWFGLDGQIDRPALRHIERWYARVAERAGFRQYVAAPLS from the coding sequence ATGCTGACGATCTGGGGCCGTGCGAATTCGGTCAATGTGCAGAAAGTACTGTGGGCTTGCGAAGAACTTGGCTTGCCGTTCCAGCGGATCGACGCCGGCATGCAATTCGGCGGCAACAACGAGCCCGACTATCTCGCCATGAATCCTAACGGGCGCGTCCCGACCATCATCGATGGCGATTTTGTGCTGTGGGAGTCGAATTCCATCCTGCGCTACCTCGCCATGGAATATGGCAAGGCAGGCGCGCTGTACCCGGCCGCGCCCAAGGTGCGCGCCAGCGTGGACCGCTGGCTGGACTGGTCGCTGTCGACCTTGCAGCCGGCGGAACGGCCGGTCTTCTGGGGCTTTGTGCGCACGCCCGCCGCCGAGCGCGATGTGGCTCGCCTCACCGCCGAAGCCGGCGTGGTGGCGGGACTGTGGCGGATGCTCGACCAGCACCTGGAAGGGCGCGACTATATGGAAGGCGGCGTCTTCACGCTCGCCGACCTGGTGCTGGGCGCCTACGCGCGCCGCTGGTTCGGCCTGGACGGCCAGATCGACCGTCCCGCACTGCGCCATATCGAGCGCTGGTATGCGCGCGTTGCCGAGCGTGCCGGCTTCCGCCAGTACGTCGCGGCGCCGCTAAGCTGA